The DNA segment GTTCGGCTGTAGCTTGACTATCTATCTCCAAAACGTCCACGGGTTTACCCATATCTCGGTCTAATTCTAAGCGAATCGCGCGTTCTAGATGAGAAATTCCTGGGGTTAAAAGATGACTGAAATCGGGGTGAGGAATCGTGGGACGTAAAACTAACTTGACGTTTAAGAGTAAATTTTCTAATTCTTCGGGGTTGATGGGGTAAAAACTGACAACTACATCAGCCCATTGACGCTGGGGACGAATAAAGGCTTCTGAATCGTTTTCTCTTAGTCGGAGTTGTTCGAGTACTTGGGCTTCGTTATAACCTCTTTTGCGGGTGTCTCTCTTGATTTTCCAACCATAGCGCAGATTTTCCGGAGGGGCTAGGTAGACTTTAACGTCGTAACTATCGCGCATACCTCGGGTAGAGTAACCGAGTAAGCCTTCTACGATGATAAATTGACGTGGTTCGATATATTCTGGGGCATCAAAAGTCCCCGTAGTGTGATTATAAATCGGTTTGAGAATCGCTTGTCCAGTACGCAGTAAACTTAAATGTTGTTGAATAATATCTAGATAATTGCAATCGGGATGTAGAGCAGAAATACCCATTTGGGCTCTTTGAGTGCGATCGTAACGGTGATAGTCATCGGTACAGATAACCGTTACTTTTTCTTCTCCTAGTATTTGTGCTATCCCTTTAGTTAAAGTAGTTTTACCGGCTGCACTGTCTCCCACAATGCCCAAGATAATGGGGCGATTAGTCATAATGATTTTAGCTATTTTTAGTTAAATTATCATTTTAATCAAAAATAAGTTTTTTTTGCAAAGTTTTCTTAAGATTCTAACTAGTCAAAATAATGGTATTTTTTGGGTTAGATATTCACATATTTACACATGACTAACCACTCTATTGGTACTAATCATCCTGTTACAGGTAATTATTCCCCCTTGGATCAATCTAACTGGAGTAGCGCTAAGTATCCTCTTGGTGCTTATTATGTGGAGCAAAATGTTACTTTTGCTGTTTATTCTCGCAACGCCACTCGAATCTTACTAGAGATATATGATAAGCCTATGGGAGAGAGAGCTCAATACGATTACTGGATGATCAAAAATCCCCAAGATGACATTTGGAGAGCTTGTATAGCTGGGGTAAAACCCTATACTTTTTATGCTTTTCGCTGTTGGGGCTCGAATTGGTCTTATAATCCAAATTGGGACCGAGGTAATAGTTCCCAAGGTTTTGAAGCAGATGTAGATGATCAGGGAAATCGTTTTAACCCCAATAAGGTGTTATTCGATCCCTACGCTAGGGAGTTATCCCACGACAGAGAAACACCTAGGATGATCGCAGCAGGAGAAAGCGCGAAGATGTACGCGACAGGAGGAGGTGACTACAATGGGGTGGTTTCTAGAGAATACGACACTACTAAATGGTGCCCTAAGGGAATCGTTCTTCCCAAAGATTCTACATCTACCGGAACTAAACCCTATTTACCGCGAGAAAAAGCCATAATTTACGAAGCCCATGTTAGAGGTATGACTAAACATCCATCGGCTTCACGCTTAGAAGATATTTTAGCTAATATTCCTGGTTACGAGGAAGTAGTAAACGTTCCTGAAGCTTATCGAGGTACCTACTTGGGTGCTGGGTACATGGCTAAATATCTCAAGGCTTTGGGTTTGACGACGATTGAATGGTTACCAATCCACGAA comes from the Gloeocapsa sp. PCC 73106 genome and includes:
- a CDS encoding phosphoribulokinase, yielding MTNRPIILGIVGDSAAGKTTLTKGIAQILGEEKVTVICTDDYHRYDRTQRAQMGISALHPDCNYLDIIQQHLSLLRTGQAILKPIYNHTTGTFDAPEYIEPRQFIIVEGLLGYSTRGMRDSYDVKVYLAPPENLRYGWKIKRDTRKRGYNEAQVLEQLRLRENDSEAFIRPQRQWADVVVSFYPINPEELENLLLNVKLVLRPTIPHPDFSHLLTPGISHLERAIRLELDRDMGKPVDVLEIDSQATAEQVKELERVLCNEIPYLGQFCSLEGNPDIGKVVGTTGEILSSYPLALTQLLITYHILKAARVSELTFSGTGKL